Part of the Ferviditalea candida genome, TTCAACGGCGGGCAATGCCGCGCTCATCATCGCTTTATCGCCGATTGCCACGACCTTGCTTTCCCGTCTTTTTCTTAAAGAAGCGCTCACCTGGATGAGAGTTGCGGGTGCTCTGGTTGCCTTTTTTGGGGTAGGGGGGATTGTGCTTTACGGCGGGGCGGCATTCGGCATTTCCAAGGGCGATGTGTATTTATTTCTTTCGATGCTGGGAATGTCGATCGGTTTGTTATTTGTTCGTAAGCTGACGGTTGCCATGTCCTCGTATGAGGTCACCATTTATTCGACCCTGATCGGGACGATGCTGATGATGCCCACAGCTGCGTGGGAGGCCTCCCGCGGGCAGTTTCATGCAAGTCATCACGCATTGACTTGGCTGCTGCTGATCACTGTGGCTGTCATCGGTCAAGGGTTGGCGGGCTTTTGGTGGAATCAAGGCATTGCCGTCGTTGGGCCGTCCACGAGCTCCATGTTCATGAATATACCGCCGTTTATTGCGGTTCTTGTAGGCTTCTTGGTATTGGGCGACCCGATTCACCTCGCGCAAATCGCCGGCGGTTTTTTGATCCTCATTGGAGTTGCCGTTTCCAATATGAAGCGCTCAAATTTCAGAGGGATCAATAATCAGTCTATTTGAAACGGACATTGATGAAGCGCCTTTTTCGGGAAAAGAGGGATCTCATGATACAAGAAACCATTCGTGTGCTGAATAAACATAATATGATCAACGCTTTGACCGCATTCATGTTTACGACGACAGGGCCGCTGGCGATTATGCTGAGCGTCGGGACACAAGGCGGGCTTAACGGATCGGATATCTCCTCATGGATTTTTGCCGGTTATGCCTTGGGCGGAGTGATCTCCGTTCTATTCAGTTATCTGTATAAAATGCCGATTACCTTTGCCTGGACCATACCTGGAGCCATGCTACTCTTGTATTCGCTGGATCATCTCCGATTCCGGGAGGTTGTCGGGGCTTACATCGCCTCCGGAGTTTTGATAACGGTGCTGGGCTTGACGGGCTGGATGAAGGTGCTGATGGACAAACTGCCCTTTCCGATCGTGATGGGGATGATCGGCGGCCTGTTTTTGCCCTACGGATTGAAAATTATTTATGCGTTCCAGGAGGCGTTCTGGAATTCCCTCGCCGTCCTGGGCGCCTATATTTTGCTGTCTATGTTTCCGCGGTGGGCCGCATTGATCCCCCCGGTTTTCGGGGCGTTGGTCGCCGGATTCGTGATGTCCTTGATCACGGGAAACTTTCATCTCCGGCAGCTGCCCGCCAGCCCGTTCGTTCATCCGAACCTGTACCTGCCCGTATTTTCCTGGCAAGCGATGCTGGAGCTGGTCATTCCGTTGACCATTACCGTCATCGGCATTCAGAATGCGCAGGGGTTCGCGGTATTGAAGATGAACGGCTATGAGCCTCCGGTGAATGCCTCGACGACCGTATGCGGGGTCGGGTTCGTATTCTTCGGGCTCTTCGGCTCCGTGCCGGCATGCGTCACCGGACCGGTCAATGCGATCCTCAACAACAGCGGCACGAAAGAAACCCGTTACGCTGGAGGCATTCTGTTCGGCCTTTTGTCCTTCCTGTTCGGTGTTTTCTCACCGGTTGTCGTCGCTTTAACCTCCGCTCTGCCCGCCGCTTTTATCGGCATGCTGGGCGGCTTGGCGCTGATTCAGGTATTGCGCAGCTCGATGGTGGAGGCTTTTTCTTCCCGTCTCAGTTTGGGCGCTTTGACAACTTTCATGGTGACCGTTTCCAATGTCGCGATCTTTCATATCGGCTCGGCTTTTTGGGGACTTCTGTTCGGTCTGGGCGTTTCCCGGTTGTTTGAGCGGGATGGACTGAAGATTTAATTCCGCAGCTGGTTTCCCGCGACTTAATAAATGATCCTGCAACAGATCAAGAGGTCTGCTGAAGGGTCATCTTGCTTTGCGGGATGCAGTGAGAATTATCACTGAAACATCGTTAATTTTTTCTTATAATTCAAATTGACACAAAGTATTCCCTATCTTAAAATACCTAGTAGGGTATTTTTAATAAAGGAGGAACAACAATGTCCAATCATTACAAGGTCGTCATTGTCGGAGCAGGTACTGCTGGAATCAGCGTAGCCGCACGCTTGGTGAGAGAGTCGAAAGCGCTTAAAAATGAAATTGCCATTATTGATCCTGCGCAAAAACACTACTATCAGCCGCTTTGGACGCTGGTCGGAGCGGGAGTGGCCAAAAAGGAACAGACTGAAAGAGACACGGAATCTTTAATACCGGAAGGCGTGGAATGGATTCAGGAATCCGTCACCCAGTTTGATCCGGAAAACAATGTAGTAAAAACCGCAGCCGGCAGCGAGATTTCTTACGATTATTTAGTGGTGGCTGCAGGCATCCAAGTCAATTGGGATGGCGTCAAAGGCCTTAAAGAAGCGATTGGCCATGACGGGGTTGTAAGCAATTATTCGTATGATTATACCGATAAAACCTGGGAGGCGCTGCGCAATTTTAAAGGCGGCAATGCCATCTTCACTCAGCCGAGCACTCCGATTAAATGCGGCGGGGCTCCGCAAAAAATCATGTATTTGGCCGACGATCATTTCAGCAGATCGGGCGTTCGCGGGAAATCCGAGGTACATTTCTACTCTGCTGCCGGCAATATTTTTGCGGTGGATAAGTATGCGAAAACTCTGAATGAGGTCATTAAACGCAAAAAAATTCAAACCCATTATCAACGGGATCTTATTGAAATTCGTCCGGACAAAAAAGAAGCCGTTTTCAAAATCATGGGCACCAATGATACTGAGACCGTCAATTATGAGATGATTCACGTAACGCCACCTATGGGACCGCTTGATTTCATCAAAAATAGTCCGATCGCCGATCAAGCCGGATGGGTGGATGTCGATGCCAAAACACTGCAGCATAAGCGCTACAGCAATATTTTTGCAATCGGCGATGCCTCGAACCTTCCGACGTCCAAAACAGGCGCCGCCATTCGCAAGCAAGCCCCGGTTTTGGTGCAAAATCTGCTTTCCGACATGAAGGGCAATCCGTTAACCGCCGAATATGACGGATATACCTCCTGTCCGCTGGTGACAGGTTACGGCCGCCTTGTACTCGCAGAATTTGATTACGCGAAAAATCCGCAGGAATCATTTCCGTTTGATCAATCTAAAGAAAGATACAGCATGTATGTTCTGAAAAAGGACTTTTTGCCGGTCATCTATTGGGATGGCATGCTGAAAGGCTTAATGTAAGCGGCTTTGAATTTCAAAAGGAAGGGAGTCGAAATAACAGTGAATACCGCAACGAGGGAATTCGAATGGCTGGATAAGCTGTCTGAGCCGGAAATTCAGGAATCGCTGACAGAGCTGATCGGGAAATTGCCGAAAATTAAAGAAGCCATGACTGCTGTTGAAAATGGTGTGGATTTTCTCCGCGAAGCCTCTCAGGACCCATTGGTCGGTGAACAGTGGGATCGCCTGACAAGCGCACTGAACGTGAATGAAGATACGCTGAAAAACCTGGTTGCGCTGCTTGATAAATTGCCGTTTCTTGTGAGAATGGCGAATTTGTTGGAGCAAAGCGTCGGGTTTGTCGAAGCGGTCATGAATGATAAGCAATCCGTAAACGATCTTACAGAGGGACTTAAAGACAATGCCCGGGTCATTACGGATCAAGTGCAAAAAGGATACTCCTTATTGCGGGATGTGCAAGCACGGGCGGTAAGCAATCAACAGCAGCAAATCTCTATATTTACCGTGTTGAAATGGATGAGGGAACCGTCCGTACAAAATATTCTGCGTTACGCTCAAGCTTTTATTCAGGTTCTTAACGAAAATAATCGGAAAGCCTAATTACTTAGGGCTCGCGATGAAATTAGCGGAAGTTATTTCATTGCGAGCCCTCAATCTTCAAAGGACTCCTTAGATATTGAAAAAAACTGTACTTTTGCAGTTTTGAAAGCTTGCTGCACCGCAAGTCAAATGAGCAAGCGCAAGCTCCGCTTATTCCTCGAACGGCCAGGAGGGCAGCATGCTTCGCAGCGGTTTGTCCTGCCGGTATCCAAGCGCGTATTCGGCCTGCATGATGGTGTGAATTTGACTGGTTCCCTCATAAATCACAGGCGCTTTGGCATTGCGCAGATACCTTTCCACCGGATATTCGTTGGAAAAGCCGTAGGCGCCGTGAATTTGCACCGCATCGTTGGCCGATTGAAAGGCAACGTCAGTGGCATACCATTTGGCCAGCGAGGTTTCCTTCGTGCTCCGCTTGCCTTCGTTTTTTAGGCTGCCTGCCTTATATACGAGCAATCTGGAGGTTTCCAGTCCGAGCACCATCTTGGCGATCATTTGCTGTACGAGCTGATGCTTGCCGATTTCCTTGCCAAAGGTTTTTCTTTCATGACAGTAGCGCAGGCTCGCTTCAAGAGAGGCCATCGTGGTGCCGCAAGCGCCCGCAGCCACGGTGAAGCGTCCGCTGTCCAGCGCAGACATGGCGATTTTGAAGCCTTCGCCTTCCTCGCCGAGAAGGTTTTCCTTGGGAACTCTCACATCCTCCAGAAACATCTCTCCGGTATTGCCGGCGCGAATGCCCAGCTTTCCTTTGATCGCTCTCGTTTGCACTCCGGGCATGGTCCTTTCCACGATAAATGCGGAGATGCCCTTATGCTTTTTCTCCGGATCGGTATAGGCAAAAACCAGAAAGTGATCGGCCACATCGCAAAGCGAAATCCAAGTTTTTTGCCCGTTCAGGATGTAATCGACGCCGTCTTTTCTCGCGGTGGATTTCATGGCGGCCACATCGGAGCCCGCATCCGGTTCCGTCAGCCCGAAAGCGCCGATCTTTTCTCCTTTAGCCTGGGGCACCAGAAACTTTTGCTTTTGTTCTTCCGTTCCCCACTGTAGCAGCGTCATGCTGTTTAATCCGGTATGCACGGAAACGGCCGTGCGAAAAGCCGTATCCCCCCGTTCCAGCTCCTCGCAAACAATGGCTAGGGTATTGTAATCCATGCCGCTGCCGCCATAGCGTTCCGGAATGCACACGCCCATCAAATCAAGCTCGGCGAGCCGGTCCAGGATGCCGGTCTCGAAATGCTGTTTTTCGTCCCACTCTTTGATATAGGGCATGATCTCCTTGTCGACAAAGCTTCTTACCATCTTTTGCACCATTTCTTGTTCCTCGGTCAGATGAAAATTCATCATTGCAATGCCTCCCATTGATTTATTAGTTTAGATATCCCCGTTGCTTCGCATGGCTTCGATTTCTTCCTCGGCATACCCCAACTCGGACAATACCTCCCGTGTATGTTCGCTGTACAAGGGGGGATGCCTTCTCATCGATACGGGGGTTTTGGATAATTTCAACGGACTGCCCGCCATGCGAATGCTTCCCGCCGTCGGGTGCTCCATTTCGAACAGCATCTCTCTCGCCGCTGTTTGCGGATCGTCAAAGAGGCTTTTCATGTCGTTGATCGGACCGTTTGGAACGTCGGCGATCCGGAGGATGCGGCTCCATTCCTCAGCGGTCTTTTGCTTTAGGCGTTCGGAAATGATGCGCACCAACTCGTTTTTGTTATGGAGGCGGTCCGCATTCGTTCGGAATTTTTCATTATTGGACAGCTCCGGCATGCCGATCGCTTCGGCAAACCGGACGAACTGCCTGTCGTTCCCGACAGCGACGACCATATCACGATCCTGGGCAGTGAATACCTGGTACGGGACGATGTTGGGATGCTGGTTTCCCAAACGTTGGGGAATTTCCCCGGTCATCAAATAATTGCTGGCCGTATTGATAAGTGAGGAAACGGCTGAATCGAATAAGGCCATGTCCAGGTGTTGGCCTTCGCCGGATTGATTTCTTTCCTGCAATGCGGCCAAAATGCCGATGGCCGTGTACAAGCCGGTCATTATGTCGACAATGGCTACGCCAACCTTCAGAGGTCCGGAGCGTTCATCTCCCGTAATGCTCATCAAGCCGCCCATAGCCTGGATAATGTAATCATAGCCCGGGAGATCCTTGTATGGTCCGTTCGACCCGAAGCCGGTGATCGAAGCGAGGATAATCCGGGGATTAAGCCGCTTCATGGCTTCATAACCCAATCCGAATCTCTCCAACGTGCCGGTTTTGAAATTTTCGATCACGATATCCGATTGCACAATGAGCTTCTCGATGACTTCCTTGCCGCAGGGGCTTTTTAAATTGACGCTAATTGCCCGTTTATTCCGGTTCGTGCACAAGTAATAAGCGCTTTCATTATTCTTGAAAGGCGGCCCCCAGAATCTCGTATCATCCTTGGTTTGAGTGCCCTCCACCTTGATGACTTCCGCCCCGAGATCGCCTAAAATCATGGAGCAAAAGGGCCCGGAAAGGACTCTTGATAATTCGAGAACACGAATACCATCCAACGCGCCCGCCATTTCATCATCCCCTTTGAAAATAAAATAAGCCAACCAAACGAGAAGAACGGAATTCTCATTTGACCGGCTGTTGATCTGCGTTCGTCTTCCGGCTAAGGAGATCGGACAAATCTACACAGTCAATATAGGGCTTTATTAAATTTAATGATAGCAGTGTCTGTTAATTAATGTCAATACCTGAATGGGACTTAGCCGGAAGTTTATGCGTTTAATTAATAGAATGAAGTAAAATGACATCTTAATGTTATATAATATTACTTATGCAGGATGTACAGTCTTACTGAGGGGAGGGGTTTCCATGGTCGGTATAGAGACCCTGATCAACTTGATCCATAAGCCCGTTCACCAAGAAAGAGCGGAATCCATCCTGGCTCAATCGGATGCTTTAATATTATGAATGTCTCCATACAGGTAAACGGTGAATTTGCGACAACTGTCATGGAGCTTTCCTGCAGATTGGATGTCGAGACAGGCAAGTTGGTGCAAGAGGTACGGGAGATCGATCATGTGCTTGCGGCAGAATTGAAATAATTCAATAGAATAGATAAGTTTCTGACTTTCACTGCCTCTTAAGCGGTCGCTCATTATTGAGTCGGCCCCGCCGGAGGTTTTTTTATATGTTATGCAAAAACCACTCGGTTTTCCCGCAAAAAAAAATTGTATTGACTTTTACTGCTATCCCTTCATAAAATGTATATATAGAGAACTAAATTCACTATTTATATAAAACATATCGCTTACATTTTGTTCCAGGGAAGCCAATCTTAGAAACGAGGTGCTGGAAGATGGCCGAAGCTCATGACTTCATGAAAAGCAAAGAAGTGCGGGACTTTAACGAGGAGATTGCCAAATACCACTTGGGCCCTTTGTGGAGTGCGATTCCTGATCTCATGCACAGGGAACCCGCCCCCCAAGCTGTGCCTTATTTGTGGAAGCGGGAGACCCTCCATGCCAAGCTGATGGATGCCCGCGAAATTTTCACGTCTGAACGCGGCGGGGAACGAAGAGCGATTTATTTGCAAAATCCCGGATTGACCTATCGTCAGCCTTGGGGATGCCGAACTGGGCTTGGCATGAGCACGCCGCTCTTGAGGATTCTTTCCTGTTCTCGGTAAGCGATATTCCGATTATGGAAAAGTTCGGGGTTCAGCGCGAGGAAAGCTTTGCACGAAATCAAGGCTATCAAGAAGTGAAGGATGAGTTTAAGCCGCTCATTCCATGATCCAACAATTACCGGGGGGAGATTCTAATATGACGAATGTAAAAAAAGCTCCGTTTGTAATCGTAGGCGGCGGCATTGGCGGTCTTGCGGCAGCTTTGGGTCTTGCGGAAACCGGACGCGAATCGTATGTTTTGGAACGGGCGCCCGAGTTTGGCGAAGTGGGTGCGGGTATTCAGCTGGCCCCCAATGGTACGGCTGTTTTGGAAAGACTGGGAGTCATGGATGAAATCCGCAAATTCGCGGTTTTTCCGAAACGTCTGGTTCTGATGGATGCGTTTACCGGAAAGGAATTAACCGCTCTTGATTTGGGAGAGGCCTTCCTCAAGCGGTATGGCCATCCTTACATTGTGCTGCATCGCGCCGATTTGCACAAAGTGCTTTATGAAGCTTGTGAAGCGAAGGGCGGCATTACCATGCTGACGAACAGTGAAGTGGAAAAGGTTGAGGATTTGGGGGATCGGGCTCAAGTTACTTTGACGGACGGAACTATTTATGAAACCGATGCAGTGATCGGGGCCGATGGGATTCATTCCAAAACGCGCAAATTGGTCAGCGATGATCATCCGGTTTGCTCGCAGTATGTGGCCTACCGCGGTACGATTCCGATGGAAGAGGTCGTCGAGACGGCGGGAACGGATCCGGACGATGTGATCATGTGGATCGGCCCCCACCTTCACCTTGTTCAATACCCGGTTCGCCGCGGAGAGCTGTACAATCAGGTCGTGGTATTCAAAAGCTTTAAATATAAATCGGGTGCGGATGACTGGAAAGCCAATGATTGGGGTACACCGGAAGAGATGGACGAACGTTTTGCAAATGCTTGCTCTTATGTACAGCGTGCCGTTTCCTTTATCTCCCGTCAATTCCGCTGGGCGATGTGGGACCGCACTCCGATCTCCAATTGGACAAACGGCCGCGTAACCTTGCTTGGCGACGCAGCGCATCCGATGTTGCAGTATATGGCCCAAGGCGGCATTGCAGCGTTGGAGGATGTCGCTCACTTAACGAATATGATCCATAAATATGGCGATGATTATGCTACTGCCTTCAAGGAATACCAAGCGGACAGGATTCCGCGCTCGGCGAGCGTTCAGACCAATGCCCGCCTATGGGGAGAGATCATCCACGCGGCTGATCCGATTGCAATTTTATTGCGCAACAGCATTTTCTCCCGGCGCGACAGTTTTGACGTCAGCCACGTAGATTGGCTCTATTCCAAACGTTATCCAGATTTGTCGCCGCTCAAGTCGAGCAGGTAAGCTGCAATTAAATAGCTGCGTAAAAAAGATCGTGAACCTGCTGCCGGTTTGGTCAGTTCGTTCACGATCTTTTCTTTTGTTTCGTGCAGCATTGCGACCATCACGGCCTTTACGGTATTTGGGAAAGGAACGCCAACTGAGTTACGGCTCAGCTGGCTTTTTTTCGAATTTCGATATTTTTTGATTGGGAAAGGAAGGAATTACAGGTCGATTTCTCGAAATTTTTGTCATATCAAAACTTTACCAAAAAAAGCTGGGGAAGGTACGTAAGATGAAATATAAAACAAGGCTGTACTTGGGATTTGGGTCGGTTGTATTGCTAATGACGGTTTTGCTGAGCGTTGCTATGAATATACTGAACGGCATGGACCGGGATATGAACGAAATCGTCAGCAACCGGTACGAGAAAGTGAAGCTGGCTACCGTGATTCGATATGAAAGCAATAATATGGGTACGGGTTTAATTAATTTATTAATAGAAAATAATCCTGACAGGATGGAGCAGAATATTGATTTCATTCAAAAATCAAGACATAATGCTGAGGCGGCGCTGGACACGCTGGCGGAGAGTGTTACCCAGGATCGTGCCAAGCAATTGATTACCGATTTAAAGCTGCTGAACAATACACATGCACAGGTCGAAAGACAAATCGTGGAATTGGCCAAAGCGGGCAAAAGAGCGGAGGCGTTGCAAAAATTCACTGATTCTCAGCAGATCCGATCCGATTTATATCAAACCATTGAAGAATTGAAGAGTTATCAAGAAAAACAGATGGACACCGCACTTCTTCAATCGAATGAATCCTATCATCAAGCTGCCAATATTTTTGTCGCTTTGGTGATTGCAGCCCTGCTGATCGGGGCGGGGATTACAATTTGGGTGATACAGAGCATCGTGGGCAATCTGAACAAGATTACATCTGTCATTGCGAGTACGGCTGATGGCCCGACTGATAAATTTCCCCGGGTGGAGCTTGTATCAGGAGATGAAATCGGGGAAATTGCCGCAGCCTTTAATAATATGGCACAGAAGCTGGAAGAACACGCCGAGCAGGAAAAACAATTTAACCACACGATTCAGGAACAAAGCTGGTTGAAAACAAAGCTTGCAGAGATTACGACCATGTACCAAGGGGTTCAGGATTTGCATACCTTGGCGCAATTATTTATTACGAGGGTAACGCCTCTGGTTGCTGCAGGCTACGGTGTTTTCTACATCAAACAGGGAGAGGGCGATCAGCGTCGCCTTTCCAAATTGGCGTCCTATGCAGACAATGGCCAGCAAGTCGGCACGGACGGATTTCGGTATGGAGAAGGTCTTGTCGGACAATGCGCGTCTGAGAACAGGATGATTCTGCTTCGGCATGTTCCCGAAAACTATATTCAAATCAGCTCCGGTCTCGGAACGGCAGCACCCAATGCGATATTGATTCTGCCGGTAGAATTTGAGAATGAGGTGCTGGCGGTGGTTGAATTCGCGTCGTTTGAATCCTTCAGCCCTTTGCACGAGGCACTTCTTCAACAGATTGTCGGCAATCTCGGAGTTACGATCAAAAGCATCGCCTACCACATGCGGGTGGAAAAATTGCTGCAGAAATCGCAAACCTTGACGGAAGAGCTTCAGAGTCAATCCGAGGAACTTCAATTACAGCAGGAAGAATTGAAAAGCATTAATGAAAAACTGGAAGAGCAAAATCAAAATTCCGAACTGAAAACCAGGGAATTGGAAAAAGTAAAGGTTGAGCTTGAAGAGAATGCTCGGCAGCTGGCATTAAGTTCACAATATAAATCTGAATTTCTTGCCAACATGTCCCATGAATTGCGAACGCCGCTCAACAGTCTGCTGATTTTGGCGCAAATGCTGTTCGAAAACACGGAAGGAAACCTCACACCCAAACAATTAGAGTATGTCAACACCATCTTCTCTTCCGGGAACGATCTGTTGAATTTGATCAACCATGTTTTGGATTTATCCAAAGTGGAAGCAGGAAAGATGGATATAAATCTGGAGGAAGTTGCACTTTCCGATGTAGCGGTGTTTGCAGAACGTCATTTCCTGCCCATTGCTGGTGAAAAAGGAATTCAATATGAGATTCGGCTGGATCCTGATCTCCCGGAAACATTTCGCACCGACGTGTACCGTTTGCAGCAAATCCTGATCAATTTGCTGTCAAATGCCTTTAAGTTTACCGACCGGGGACAAGTCCTTCTCCATATTCATAAAGCGGGCAACGAGATCTTGGCCGATCGGCATATCGGTCATATCAGCGAAAATTCAGAGGGAATAATTGCTTTTTCCGTTGCCGATACGGGGATAGGAATTCCCAAAGCGAAACAAAGCCTTATATTTGAAGCGTTCCAGCAAGCCGATGGAACAACCAGCAGAAAATATGGGGGTACAGGCTTGGGGCTGGCCATCTGCAGGGCAACCGCCGAACTGTTGGGCGGGTTTGTTGATCTTTATAGTATTGAAGGCAAGGGCAGCACCTTTACGCTTTATTTGCCGATTTCAATTTCCGGAGCGGAAACTGAAAGCCGAATCTCAGCTGCTGAGGCTGCAGCCGGGCTTCTTGAAGAGCTCCCGCCTCCCGCCGTGCATCCGGATCCGTTCAAAGGAAAAAAAATATTGGTTGTAGACGATGATATGCGCAATGTTTTCGCCTTGACTACCGCGTTGGAGCGTCATCATATGCAGGTTGTGTTTGCGGAAAACGGGAGGGAAGGAATTGAGACACTGATGAATCATCCGGATATCGATCTGATCCTGATGGATATCATGATGCCTGAACTGGATGGGTATGAGGCGATGCGCGCCATTCGCAAAATTCCCGAATATCGAAGCTTGCCGATCATCGCGCTGACGGCAAAGGCGATGAAGACAGACAGGGATAAATGCATTGATGCGGGGGCATCCGATTATATCAGCAAACCGATCAATTTGAACCAGCTGTTTTCACTTTTGCAAGTATGGTTGTATAAATAGGTGGGAACTCATATGTACGAACAACTGAACAATTTGTGGGAGAATACGCTGGAAGAATGCGGCGAGGTTGAAAAAATTGAGATCCAGCTTTTGCTGGAAGGCATTTTCCGGCGATACGGATTTGATTTTCGAGACTATTCCTTTTCCTTCATCAGGCGGAGAGTTTGGCATCGTATTCGGATCGAAAAGTTAATCGGCATATCCGATTTGCAGGCAAAGGTGCTGCATGACCCCCGACTTATGGAGAAATTATTTTCGGATTTTTCAATTCATGTTACTGAAATGTTTCGCGATCCGGGTTTTTTTCAAGCCTTTCGAAACAAGGTCGTTCCACTGTTGAGAGACCTTCCTTTTATCCGGATTTGGCATGCGGGATGCTCTACGGGTGAGGAGGTTTACTCCATGGCTATTCTTTTGCATGAGGAGGGACTATTCCATAAGACGAGTATCTATGCGACAGATATGAATGAAAACTTTTTGAAAAAGGCGGAAACGGGCGTTTTTCCTTTGGAACGGATGCAGGAATTTACCAAAAATTATCTTGCTGCGGGGGGCACTAGGAGTTTTTCCGAATACTATACGGTTAAACATGAGAGTGTTGTGTTTCATGCGTTTCTTAGGGAAAATACCGTTTTTGCCCAACACAATCTGGTGACGGATCGTTCATTTAATGAATTTCATGTCATCGTCTGCAGAAATGTAATGATTTATTTCAGTAAACCTTTGCAAAATCATGTTCACGCATTGTTGTACGATAGTCTCGGTTTGTCGGGGATTCTGGGGCTTGGGAATAAAGAAGCGATTGCCTTTACCTCCCGCTCCCACTGTTATGAAG contains:
- a CDS encoding DMT family transporter, with product MQERSVLLKLFGVSLLWGFNYVASAYMLRDFSPIFLSFVRLVVMSLFLLSVAAVHRNLKRPTKREWMLLLYAGVFGTLFNQFFYFTGLQYSTAGNAALIIALSPIATTLLSRLFLKEALTWMRVAGALVAFFGVGGIVLYGGAAFGISKGDVYLFLSMLGMSIGLLFVRKLTVAMSSYEVTIYSTLIGTMLMMPTAAWEASRGQFHASHHALTWLLLITVAVIGQGLAGFWWNQGIAVVGPSTSSMFMNIPPFIAVLVGFLVLGDPIHLAQIAGGFLILIGVAVSNMKRSNFRGINNQSI
- a CDS encoding benzoate/H(+) symporter BenE family transporter — protein: MIQETIRVLNKHNMINALTAFMFTTTGPLAIMLSVGTQGGLNGSDISSWIFAGYALGGVISVLFSYLYKMPITFAWTIPGAMLLLYSLDHLRFREVVGAYIASGVLITVLGLTGWMKVLMDKLPFPIVMGMIGGLFLPYGLKIIYAFQEAFWNSLAVLGAYILLSMFPRWAALIPPVFGALVAGFVMSLITGNFHLRQLPASPFVHPNLYLPVFSWQAMLELVIPLTITVIGIQNAQGFAVLKMNGYEPPVNASTTVCGVGFVFFGLFGSVPACVTGPVNAILNNSGTKETRYAGGILFGLLSFLFGVFSPVVVALTSALPAAFIGMLGGLALIQVLRSSMVEAFSSRLSLGALTTFMVTVSNVAIFHIGSAFWGLLFGLGVSRLFERDGLKI
- a CDS encoding NAD(P)/FAD-dependent oxidoreductase, which encodes MSNHYKVVIVGAGTAGISVAARLVRESKALKNEIAIIDPAQKHYYQPLWTLVGAGVAKKEQTERDTESLIPEGVEWIQESVTQFDPENNVVKTAAGSEISYDYLVVAAGIQVNWDGVKGLKEAIGHDGVVSNYSYDYTDKTWEALRNFKGGNAIFTQPSTPIKCGGAPQKIMYLADDHFSRSGVRGKSEVHFYSAAGNIFAVDKYAKTLNEVIKRKKIQTHYQRDLIEIRPDKKEAVFKIMGTNDTETVNYEMIHVTPPMGPLDFIKNSPIADQAGWVDVDAKTLQHKRYSNIFAIGDASNLPTSKTGAAIRKQAPVLVQNLLSDMKGNPLTAEYDGYTSCPLVTGYGRLVLAEFDYAKNPQESFPFDQSKERYSMYVLKKDFLPVIYWDGMLKGLM
- a CDS encoding acyl-CoA dehydrogenase family protein; translation: MNFHLTEEQEMVQKMVRSFVDKEIMPYIKEWDEKQHFETGILDRLAELDLMGVCIPERYGGSGMDYNTLAIVCEELERGDTAFRTAVSVHTGLNSMTLLQWGTEEQKQKFLVPQAKGEKIGAFGLTEPDAGSDVAAMKSTARKDGVDYILNGQKTWISLCDVADHFLVFAYTDPEKKHKGISAFIVERTMPGVQTRAIKGKLGIRAGNTGEMFLEDVRVPKENLLGEEGEGFKIAMSALDSGRFTVAAGACGTTMASLEASLRYCHERKTFGKEIGKHQLVQQMIAKMVLGLETSRLLVYKAGSLKNEGKRSTKETSLAKWYATDVAFQSANDAVQIHGAYGFSNEYPVERYLRNAKAPVIYEGTSQIHTIMQAEYALGYRQDKPLRSMLPSWPFEE
- a CDS encoding CaiB/BaiF CoA transferase family protein: MAGALDGIRVLELSRVLSGPFCSMILGDLGAEVIKVEGTQTKDDTRFWGPPFKNNESAYYLCTNRNKRAISVNLKSPCGKEVIEKLIVQSDIVIENFKTGTLERFGLGYEAMKRLNPRIILASITGFGSNGPYKDLPGYDYIIQAMGGLMSITGDERSGPLKVGVAIVDIMTGLYTAIGILAALQERNQSGEGQHLDMALFDSAVSSLINTASNYLMTGEIPQRLGNQHPNIVPYQVFTAQDRDMVVAVGNDRQFVRFAEAIGMPELSNNEKFRTNADRLHNKNELVRIISERLKQKTAEEWSRILRIADVPNGPINDMKSLFDDPQTAAREMLFEMEHPTAGSIRMAGSPLKLSKTPVSMRRHPPLYSEHTREVLSELGYAEEEIEAMRSNGDI
- a CDS encoding FAD-dependent monooxygenase, with the translated sequence MTNVKKAPFVIVGGGIGGLAAALGLAETGRESYVLERAPEFGEVGAGIQLAPNGTAVLERLGVMDEIRKFAVFPKRLVLMDAFTGKELTALDLGEAFLKRYGHPYIVLHRADLHKVLYEACEAKGGITMLTNSEVEKVEDLGDRAQVTLTDGTIYETDAVIGADGIHSKTRKLVSDDHPVCSQYVAYRGTIPMEEVVETAGTDPDDVIMWIGPHLHLVQYPVRRGELYNQVVVFKSFKYKSGADDWKANDWGTPEEMDERFANACSYVQRAVSFISRQFRWAMWDRTPISNWTNGRVTLLGDAAHPMLQYMAQGGIAALEDVAHLTNMIHKYGDDYATAFKEYQADRIPRSASVQTNARLWGEIIHAADPIAILLRNSIFSRRDSFDVSHVDWLYSKRYPDLSPLKSSR